GGCTCCAGCGGGCGCCAGGCGTGTCGCGTGCCTCCGGACAAGAGTGCGAGGTCAAGTAGGGCAGGGAGCGCGAGAGCGCGTTGCCTCCGTCCTCCGTCGTCCCGCCGCAGGACGAGAAGAAATACGCCTCGATCGGCGCGTGCTCGAACACCAGCACCTCGCCCTCGGTGGCCTCCACCGCCGCATGCGTCCGCGGATCCTCGCGGTGGACCCCGCCGTAGACCTGCGAGAGCACCGAGGCCCCAAGGTGGTAGGGCTGGCCCTCCGCGGCGAGCTTCTTGCCGATCGCGTAGGTCCGGGCCGCGACGGCCTGGGCCTTGAGCGCCTCTGGCGGAAAGGCCGGGGGCATCTCGCTGCCGAGCACCGCCGCCAGGTAGACCTCCATCGGCAGCTCGTTCACCACCAGGAGGCCGCCGGGGGTGGCGAGCACCTCCACCGAGCCGCGCACCATCTTGTCGCCGACGGCGATCGGCCCATCGCCGCGAATCCGTATCGCTTCGACGCCGGGTCCGCCTCCGTCGACCGTCACCAGGCCCGACGGATCCCGCTGGATGGAGGCCTTGCCGCCCTCGATCGCTCGGTACGTTCCCTCGTCCGTCAGTGGACGGATCCGAAGGCGCTCAGCGGACACCGCCACCCCGGGGAGGTTCTCCGCCACTGCGATCCGGATCATCGCCTCGGCCAAGGCGGGCGAGGGGAGGAGCAGCGCGAGGACGACGAAGGCAAAGACACGGCGCATTCGCCCGCGACCCTCTCATGGGATCGCCGGCGAATCCAGCTTCCCTATATCGGATTCCACAGGCCCTCCCGCGGGGGGATTCCGGCTGCTCCCGCTGCACGCCCACTCGGGGAAGATCGCGTTTGGAGGATCCGCCATTCGTTGCCATCATCCCGGGATGGACGGTGGGTGGAAGCTGATCGCCAAACCCGGGCGGATCCTCCGAGGATCGGCCGTCTTCGGGCTCGTGGTCTGGCTGGTCGCCCTCGTGGTGGTGAGCCGGATCCCGGGCATCGGCTGGGGCACCTTCCTCTCCGCCCTGGCCATGACCCTCCTCTTCACGGCCCTCCTCGTGGGACACCTCTCGTCCGAGATCCAGGCCCAGGTCGACGGCCTTCGGGCCCGCACCTTCTTCCGCAAGCTCCAGTGCCGCTGGAACAACGTCCGCCACGTCGAGGTCCGGCCGTTCATGCCCGGCCTCACCATCTACCTGGTGTCGACGACGCGAGGACCCTTCGTGTTTACCTCGCTCTGGCGCAACCACCGCGAGCTCCTCGACGCCCTCCGCGAGCGAGTCGGCCACGGCTGAAGCGTCGTTGTTTCGCCGATAGGCGGTCCGCCTACCAACTGCGGCCTCTACAAATTGGTTCAACTGGTCATTGAACTATTTTTCATGACCGTGGCTGCCAAATATTCCCGTTGGAGCGGTCGGGTCAGCCGGAATTCGTCACTTTTACTCATTGTGTTGGAGAGTGGATAGATTCGCCAAAAAATTGGCGCCATCCGACTGACGATCTATTCTTACTGTGAGAGAAGGCTCCTGCAACACCAACACTAAGGAGCGAGAAATGCATCTTCGA
The Vulgatibacter incomptus DNA segment above includes these coding regions:
- a CDS encoding SpoIID/LytB domain-containing protein, which encodes MRRVFAFVVLALLLPSPALAEAMIRIAVAENLPGVAVSAERLRIRPLTDEGTYRAIEGGKASIQRDPSGLVTVDGGGPGVEAIRIRGDGPIAVGDKMVRGSVEVLATPGGLLVVNELPMEVYLAAVLGSEMPPAFPPEALKAQAVAARTYAIGKKLAAEGQPYHLGASVLSQVYGGVHREDPRTHAAVEATEGEVLVFEHAPIEAYFFSSCGGTTEDGGNALSRSLPYLTSHSCPEARDTPGARWSLELSGAELGRRLGLAPLQGISVVSRTASGRVRSVELRTAKGSQRLDAVTLRRRVGYGEIKSLAFDAAATKAGFRFTGKGNGHGAGMCQWGAAAAAKSGWEYRRILEHYYPGTELRRMY